Proteins found in one Plasmodium gaboni strain SY75 chromosome 13, whole genome shotgun sequence genomic segment:
- a CDS encoding hypothetical protein (conserved Plasmodium protein, unknown function), with the protein MCDFLGTKLTDYKLNDIKKEFNKKTKHYDEYDFYVYYKNLLASEKRKKERKEQKKRKYLTEQEKEDEFKPCNYISSIYKRVKNIERKNIYDYIDENDNIYEDIVTNRNYREEHNFTDDITFTFFNENLSYTLLRNNNYIDGIPIGVNVQIKKDIQKKQPDNNQIYSHIENNDEHKEITQKEFKYQGENKYKETKGNNKIIGPQMPHIFEEMRKQMKNEEYHNINQDNIKAYENEYVNILSYQNYMISIKRKEQKEYERYIQLTYIPKNNFEGAFYVKDKNDIKEIKNNEFNLLTYDFLHNKMIDNYDIEYEHENKYKKNKYGQNNKYIENKSNNNIYDNNIYDNNIYDNNIYDKKIDDDNIYSNNYLKSEESISLDNKSYDSDFGSVKRREKNKEDTHFVLYKNNFLIKEQDLYIYYKKYYESLFAKINIDKTHKNKDTEHFKEIYVLYNKLLNLNKDEILLTQNELINLYVPKKSWTQFNSSQNKNTDNMTYQKYELKNQINFNNDLKKKNRFYFFCKMNENKNVKIKNILSIKEMDEFKDLIKKFKTYDPEFYINEIINEDLNTNFQICDYEFSKVICEKLNIKNKDYKDNEQNDEKQESKIIDDFLKIPQFVFESIFCS; encoded by the coding sequence ATGTGTGATTTTTTAGGAACAAAACTTACAgattataaattaaatgatataaaaaaagagtttaataaaaaaacaaaacattatgatgaatatgatttttatgtatattacAAGAATTTATTAGCTTCCgaaaaaaggaaaaaagaaagaaaggaacaaaagaaaaggaaataCTTAACTGAAcaagaaaaagaagatgAATTTAAACCttgtaattatatatcgagtatatataaaagagtaaaaaatatagaaagaaaaaatatatatgattatattgatgaaaatgataatatatatgaagatATTGTTACTAATCGAAATTATAGAGAAGAACATAATTTTACAGATGACATAACATTTACCTTTTTTAATGAAAATCTTTCCTATACTTTATTgagaaataataattacatTGATGGTATTCCCATTGGTGTCAATgtacaaataaaaaaggatatacaaaaaaaacaaCCTGATAATAACCAAATATATTCAcatattgaaaataatgatgaacACAAAGAAATAACCCAAAAGGAATTCAAATATCAAGGTGAAAATAAGTATAAAGAGACGaaaggaaataataaaataattgGACCTCAAATGCCTCATATTTTTGAAGAAATGAGaaaacaaatgaaaaatgaagaatatcataatattaatcaggataatataaaagcttatgaaaatgaatatgtcaatattttatcttatcaaaattatatgatatcAATTAAAAGGAAGGAACAAAAAGAATACGAAAGATATATACAGTTAACGTATATACCcaaaaataattttgaaGGGGCTTTTTATGTAAAggataaaaatgatataaaagaGATAAAGAATAATGAATTTAACTTACTTACATATGattttttacataataaaatgattGATAACTATGATATAGAATATGAAcatgaaaataaatataaaaaaaataaatatggacagaataataaatatattgaaaataaatccaataataacatttatgataataatatttatgataataacatttatgataataatatttatgataaaaaaattgatgatgataatatatattcaaataattatttaaaaagtGAAGAAAGTATCTCCTTGGataataaatcatatgATTCTGATTTTGGAAGTGTAAAAagaagagaaaaaaataaggaaGACACAcattttgtattatataaaaataattttttaataaaagaacaagatttatatatatattacaaaaaatattatgaatcCCTTTTTgcaaaaataaatatagacaaaacacataaaaataaagataccgaacattttaaagaaatatatgtactgtataataaattgttaaatttaaataaagacgaaatattattaacacAAAATGAGTTGATCAATTTATACGTTCCAAAAAAAAGTTGGACACAATTCAATAGTtcacaaaataaaaatactGATAATATGACTTACCAAAAATATGAACTGAAGAACCAAATAAACTTTAATAATgacttaaaaaaaaaaaatcgattttattttttttgtaaaatgaacgaaaataaaaatgtaaaaattaaaaatatattgagTATAAAAGAAATGGATGAATTCAAagatttaataaaaaaatttaaaacGTATGATCCTGAATTCTATATtaatgaaattataaatgaaGATTTAAATACAAATTTTCAAATATGCGATTATGAATTTTCTAAAGTTATATGcgaaaaattaaatattaaaaataaggATTATAAGGATaatgaacaaaatgatgaaaaacaggaatcaaaaataattgacgattttttaaaaattccACAATTTGTTTTTGAATcaatattttgttcttaa
- a CDS encoding sporozoite surface protein 2, whose translation MNYLWNVKYLVIVFLIFFDLFLVKGSHVQNIVDEVKYREEVCNDELDLYLLMDCSGSIRRQNWVNHAVPLAMKLIKQLNLSEKAIHLYANIFSNNAKEIIRLHSDASKNKGKALEIIKSLLGTNLPYGKTNLSDALLQVTKHLNDKINRPNANQLVVILTDGIPDSIQDSLREARRLNDNGVKIAVFGIGQGINVAFNRFLVGCHPSDGKCSMYADSAWENVKNVIGPFMKAVCVEVEKTANCGVWGEWSPCSVTCGKGTRSRRREILHEGCTSELQEECEEESCPTKWAPLDVPEEPEDDQPRPRGDNFAIEKPGDHVIDNFPQEPLPNPEERKDENQVQVDVDENPENPPISDVPQQEPNVPEDSEKEEPSDVPEKPQDDREEPSDFPKKPENKNDDNDNLPNDKNDRYIPHPPLPPKVLDNERNEIDEKHKYNNENRHLPNSEDRETRPHGRHNENRSYNRKYNDTPKYTENEEYENADYNKKKGGSDNRYKIAGGIAGGLALLACAGLAYKFVVPAAAAPFAGEPAPFDEALGEEDKDLDEPEQFRLPEENDWN comes from the coding sequence atgaattatCTTTGGaatgtaaaatatttagTCATCGTGTTTTTGATTTTCTTTGATTTATTTCTAGTGAAAGGTAGCCATGTACAAAATATAGTAGACGAAGTAAAATATCGTGAAGAAGTATGTAACGATGAGTTAGATCTATATCTTTTAATGGACTGTTCTGGAAGTATACGTCGTCAAAATTGGGTGAACCATGCAGTACCACTAGCTatgaaattaataaaacaatTAAATCTGAGTGAAAAGGCAATTCACTTATATGctaatattttttcaaacaatgcaaaagaaattataagATTACATAGTGATGCATCTAAAAACAAAGGGAAGGCTTTAGAAATTATAAAGTCACTCTTAGGAACAAATCTTCCATATGGTAAAACAAACTTAAGTGATGCACTCTTACAAGTAACAAAACATTTAAATGACAAAATCAATAGACCAAATGCAAATCAATTAGTTGTTATATTAACAGATGGTATTCCAGATAGTATACAAGATTCATTAAGAGAAGCAAGAAGATTAAATGATAATGGTGTTAAAATAGCTGTTTTTGGTATTGGACAAGGTATTAATGTAGCTTTCAATAGATTTCTTGTAGGTTGTCATCCATCTGATGGTAAATGTAGCATGTACGCTGATTCTGCATGGgaaaatgtaaaaaatgTTATCGGACCCTTTATGAAAGCTGTTTGTGTTGAAGTGGAAAAAACTGCAAATTGTGGAGTTTGGGGAGAATGGTCTCCATGCAGTGTAACTTGTGGTAAAGGTACCAGGTCAAGAAGAAGAGAAATCTTACACGAAGGATGTACAAGTGAATTACAAGAAGAATGTGAAGAAGAAAGTTGTCCTACCAAATGGGCACCATTAGATGTTCCAGAAGAACCTGAAGATGATCAACCTAGACCAAGAGGAGATAATTTTGCAATCGAAAAACCAGGCGATCATGTAATAGATAATTTTCCTCAAGAACCTTTACCAAATCCAGAAGAAAGGAAGGATGAAAATCAAGTCCAAGTTGATGTAGATGAAAATCCAGAAAATCCACCAATTTCAGACGTACCTCAACAAGAACCAAATGTACCTGAAGATTCAGAAAAAGAAGAACCTTCTGATGTTCCAGAAAAACCACAAGACGATCGAGAAGAGCCCTCAGATTTTCCAAAAAAACCTGAAAATAAGAACGATGATAACGACAATTTACcaaatgataaaaatgatagATATATTCCACACCCACCATTACCTCCAAAAGTTTTGGATAATGAAAGAAATGAAATTGATGAgaaacataaatataataatgaaaatagGCATTTACCTAATAGCGAAGATAGAGAAACGAGACCACATGGAAGACATAATGAAAATAGATCATAcaatagaaaatataatgatacTCCAAAATATACagaaaatgaagaatatgaaaatgcagattataataaaaaaaaaggagGATCAGATAATAGATATAAAATTGCAGGTGGAATAGCTGGTGGATTAGCATTACTTGCATGTGCTGGACTTGCTTATAAATTCGTAGTACCAGCAGCTGCTGCACCCTTTGCCGGAGAACCTGCACCTTTTGATGAAGCATTAGGTGAAGAAGATAAAGATTTGGACGAACCTGAACAATTCAGATTACCTGAAGAAAACGATTGgaattaa
- a CDS encoding hypothetical protein (conserved Plasmodium protein, unknown function) has protein sequence MDKGNIGFNNSISDKKNILLNGGNDVSNNLSYLNYHVNNNLNLSQNMNVSNENNTKTLLPQININSVNNTQNKSQEELKNSVFNNELKNISQNDNMTFENKLNFNSSLKIRKSLTEQLCEEISMKLGKIFLCKSYLETFIYEKNPYVMNXXXXXXXXXXXIIKNNFQEIKIKAQRIIQRILFRLDILDKLFILKNNSVFFSNKYEYNKIKLMEILDFFNSFNIDNQLQKINQNITDIIKEKKNIQKFKYYDNEYTTNLKNVLEKNEEDITQLKSTTSEICMNLEENKECLYHLNTFEGEGNFDIM, from the exons atggaCAAAGGGAATATCGGTTTCAATAATTCTATTAGtgacaaaaaaaatatattgttaaATGGAGGAAATGACGTAAGtaataatttatcatatttaaattatcatGTGAATAACAATTTAAATTTATCTCAAAATATGAATGTGTCGAATGAAAATAACACAAAAACTTTATTACcacaaataaatatcaaCAGTGTGAATAATACACAGAATAAATCACAggaagaattaaaaaatagtgtatttaataatgagttaaaaaatattagtcaaaatgataatatgacatttgaaaataaattgaACTTTAATAGTTcattaaaaataagaaagTCTTTAACAGAACAATTATGTG AGGAGATATCAATGAAACTGGGTAAAATATTTCTGTGCAAGTCCTACTTAGAGACTTTCATTTATGAAAAGAATCCATATGTCATGAATTTNNNNNNNNNNNNNNNNNNNNNNNNNNNNNNtattataaaaaataatttccaagaaattaaaattaaagCACAAAGAATTATTCAAAGAATTTTATTTAGACTTGATATATTAGATAAGctatttattttaaaaaacaattctgtttttttctcgaacaaatatgaatataataaaattaaattaatgGAGATATTAGATTTCTTTAATTCGTTTAATATAGATAACCaattacaaaaaattaatcaaaatataactgatataattaaagaaaagaaaaatatacaaaaatttaaatattatgataatgaGTATACAACTAACTTGAAAAATGTATTAGAAAAGAATGAAGAG GATATAACACAATTGAAAAGCACAACATCCGAAATATGTATGAATCTggaagaaaataaagaatgCCTGTATCATTTGAACACATTCGAAGGAGAAGGAAATTTTGATATTATGTAA
- a CDS encoding hypothetical protein (conserved Plasmodium protein, unknown function), whose protein sequence is MMFRPHNVIKNIINNDRKVFLSTINPLNKENKNVIDIYDNYEVLKDMKEKNTLKSSLKKFREIVKKETKRKGYNFYSGWPPVNRIKVTDDEQLGLFGRKMFIYNRIKGVRETETNLFICCKNKNIICFNKNEFISLLKNMEVIKHQLEEFRKKL, encoded by the exons ATGATGTTTCGTCCTCATAATGTTATcaagaatataataa aCAATGATAGAAAAGTTTTCCTTAGCACAATAAATCctttaaataaagaaaataaaaacgTCATAGACatttatgataattatgaaGTATTAAAAGACAtgaaggaaaaaaatacttTGAAAAGCTCATTAAAGAAATTTAGAGAAATTGTAAAAAAGgaaacaaaaagaaaaggatataatttttattcaGGATGGCCACCTGTAAATAGGATAAAAGTTACGGACGACGAACAG cTAGGATTATTTGGACGcaaaatgtttatatacAATAGAATTAAGGGAGTTAGAGAAACAGAAACGAATTTGTTCATATgttgtaaaaataaaaatataatttgttttaataaaaacgaatttatatcattgctaaaaaatatggaagTTATTAAGCATCAATTGGAAGAATTCAGaaagaaattataa
- a CDS encoding hypothetical protein (conserved Plasmodium protein, unknown function), translating into MKEYTANKSVPTTIENKKNSIVEEINKNSHTLDSNNNQNNYEICLSDVSVSTITNSSGIDSDLYEEVIKKIKKEKKRKKKEKKRDIYKEKEKYEKKENNSYEENTIDRGNDSDRKNNSDIENNSDSEDINDKEKDRKKKKHTDIDTKNRNKEAHHHVNKKRERKKSTRKKRKYTSSLSSESYERRKDKRNKKEKYRNSEGSYKSMVDENIPKDPFNPLLLAYEKKEKKKYRKNVEHNDLNDRWKHDRYENTSEDEDINIERTFENSKTFYDPHEMPKILWKSKAGGVCVPQISDDTK; encoded by the exons ATGAAGGAATATACAGCCAATAAATCTGTTCCTACTActatagaaaataaaaaaaatagtatcgtggaagaaataaataaaaattcaCATACACTAGATTCAAAcaataatcaaaataattatgaaatTTGTTTAAGCGATGTTTCTGTTTCTACAATTACTAATAGTTCAGGAATTGATTCAGATTTGTATGAAGAAGttataaagaaaattaaaaaagaaaaaaaaaggaaaaagaaagaaaaaaaaagagacatatataaggaaaaagaaaagtatgagaagaaagaaaataatagttatgaagaaaatacGATTGATCGAGGAAATGATAGTGATAGGAAAAATAATAGtgatatagaaaataatagCGATAGtgaagatataaatgataaagaaaaagatagaaaaaaaaaaaaacacacAGACATTGATACAAAAAACAGAAACAAAGAAGCACACCATCATGTTAACAAAAAGAGAGAAAGGAAGAAATCcacaagaaaaaaaagaaaatatacatCCTCATTAAGTTCAGAAAGTTATGAAAGGAGAAAAGAtaaaagaaacaaaaaagaaaaatatagaaaCTCCGAAGGTAGTTATAAAAG TATGGTTGATGAGAATATACCAAAGGATCCTTTTAATCCTTTATTATTAGCCTATgaaaagaaagaaaagaaaaaatacag aaaaaatgTTGAGCATAATGATTTAAATGATAGATGGAAACATGATAG ATACGAAAACACATCAGAGGATGaagatattaatattgAGCGAACGTTTGAAAATTCAAAAACGTTTTATGATCCACATGAAATGCCGAAAATTTTGTGGAAATCAAAAGCAGGa GGAGTTTGTGTTCCACAAATAAGCGATGacacaaaataa
- a CDS encoding putative membrane protein (conserved Plasmodium membrane protein, unknown function) yields MDKLYGDYDKVYEKYRNNNLYRRKNEKEEFNKEDKKNKMEMKKEKDNNKKDKKINKKMKKENGDISDISQNVYTDISYDYIDAIKKNKKGRKKKDNLRDLSFNEYKIRKKLSIEINKKIYSDSENVHVHHNTFVNKNQGINENNYIPTKKKKLKYDDQKVKKMLNKKDRTKFVLNFFFVLYYIFFFFHYIIDLQLNNIYNIVLNTFTIVIITSLLLYIFFLKARNKKLKKIILYINAYINLIYCFNIYNTLFYWLHIYLNFTLSKRIYLKYKTLYKNISFVFSYFSFDEIFFFLIIFYGFFSFTSTILTLTLFYYIYNFINYNF; encoded by the coding sequence ATGGATAAGTTATATGGAGATTATGATAAGGTTTATGAGAAATATAGAAACAATAACCTGTATAGAAGAAAGAATGAAAAAGAGGAATTTAATAaagaagataaaaaaaataaaatggagatgaaaaaagaaaaggataataataaaaaagataaaaaaatcaataagaaaatgaaaaaagaaaacgGTGACATTAGTGATATTTCTCAAAATGTATATACTGATATATCATATGATTATATTGATGctattaaaaaaaataaaaagggaaggaaaaaaaaagataatttaagggatttatcatttaatgaatataaaataagaaaaaaactaagtattgaaataaataaaaaaatatatagtGATAGTGAAAATGTACATGTACATCATAATACatttgtaaataaaaatcaaggaataaatgaaaataattatattccaacaaaaaagaaaaaattaaaatatgatgatCAAAAAGTAAAGAAAAtgttaaataaaaaagacAGAACAAAATTTGTTttaaatttcttttttgtactatattatatattcttcttttttcattatataattgaTCTTCaattgaataatatatataatatagtaTTAAATACTTTTACCATTGTTATTATCACATctcttttattatatatattttttcttaaagcaagaaataagaaattgaaaaaaattattctttatatcAATGCATATATCAATTTAATTTATTgctttaatatatataatactttattttattgGTTACATATCTATTTAAATTTTACATTAAGTAAAAGAATATacttaaaatataaaactctctataaaaatatttcctttgtattttcatattttagTTTCGATGAAATTTTCTTCtttcttataatattttacGGTTTCTTCTCATTTACATCTACTATATTAACACTtactttattttattatatatacaactttataaattataatttttga
- a CDS encoding putative RanBPM and CLTH-like protein, which yields MIEDNIDENCQIYLNPKNWLKEFENTKINENDINEVLMNYFCVHRMYDVAKEFQKESNVKPDMPINTVKIRYLIQNEIMNNKIEEAIEHINNLDKEILKKHKDLVFFLKKQQLLKLILNNNINEAIIYSQQELASYVKEKPSLINEIDDVMMLMAYQDFNNEEAKKLIQKIEKKKNTLKRIDDIILNYYNVDSESTLEYMVKNVFFTQNVLSSKYPCSVPKIKNIKSGYIEYYEKYKKKKRKSSSKKYRSKDKDKVDKYDKKNVDNIVKDFDVTNDEEYRSV from the exons ATGATTGAGGATAATATAGATGAGAACTgtcaaatatatttgaacCC gaAAAATTGGTTAAAAGAGTTtgaaaatacaaaaataaacGAAAATGATATTAACGAAGTTTTAATGAACTACTTTTGTGTTCATAGAATGTATGATGTGGCTAAGGAATTTCAAAAGGAATCCAATGTTAAAC CTGATATGCCAATTAATACCGTAAAAATTCGTTATCTTAtacaaaatgaaattatGAACAACAAAATAGAAGAAGCCATAGAGCATATCAATAATCTAGACAAAGAA attttaaaaaaacataagGATTTAGTTTTTTTCCTCAAGAAACAAcaattattaaaattgattttaaat aataatattaacgaagcaataatatattcacaACAAGAATTAGCCTCTTATGTAAAAGAAAAG CCCTCTCTAATTAACGAAATAGATGATGTCATGATGTTAATGGCTTACCAGGATTTTAAT AACGAAGAAGCTAAAAAACTCATACAAAAAATagagaagaaaaaaaataccttaaaaagaatagatgatattatattaaattattataatgttGATAGTG AGAGTACATTAGAATATATGGttaaaaatgttttttttacaCAGAATGTGTTAAGTTCAAAg TATCCATGTAGTGTACccaaaataaaaaacataaaatctggttatatagaatattatgaaaaatataaaaagaaaaaaagaaagagttcaagtaaaaaatatagaagTAAGGATAAAGACAAGGTAGATAAATATGACAAGAAAAATGTAGATAATATTGTAAAAGATTTTGATGTAACCAATGATGAAGAATATCGTTCTGTTTAA
- a CDS encoding hypothetical protein (conserved Plasmodium protein, unknown function), whose protein sequence is MWHRGVLSLLCNSCRYVIHKWHVPLLGVDCNANPRHKQVLSNPSPRSRGIPKYLEKYIFYKQAPRNPRYKSQFITMYTAGRKYRQQIKKTA, encoded by the exons ATGTGGCATCGAG GAGTGTTAAGCTTATTGTGTAATTCGTGTAGGTATGTAATACATAAATGGCATGTTCCCTTGCTAG GTGTTGATTGTAATGCCAACCCAAGACATAAACAAGTTTTATCAAATCCATCACCCAGATCTAGAGGGATACCAAAAtatttagaaaaatatattttttataagcAAGCTCCTAGAAATCCTAGATATAAATCTCAATTCATTACTATGTACACAGCAG GAAGGAAATATAGACAACAGATTAAAAAAACTGCTTAG
- a CDS encoding hypothetical protein (conserved Plasmodium protein, unknown function), producing MVPKNLFFIFVILFHLIGYLKNENKCFCQFTDQPEGEHEDEHMNEPSPTILEKQTAPEPKADDGNINNNNNNNGNFDFFNNYNFNGGDDDDDDDDDDDESIDSTNNDNDDNDDDDDEDDDEDDDDDDDDDDDDDDENEINNKRKPENKKKKPRKKKPTIF from the coding sequence ATGGTTCCAAAAAATTTATTCTTCATTTTCGTTATCCTTTTTCACCTTATTGGATATTTAAAGAATGAGAATAAATGTTTCTGTCAATTTACTGATCAACCAGAAGGAGAACATGAAGATGAACACATGAATGAACCTTCTCCTACAATATTAGAAAAGCAAACAGCTCCTGAGCCTAAAGCTGATGATggtaatataaataataataacaataataatggaaattttgattttttcAATAATTATAACTTTAATGGAGGTGATGATGACGATGACGACGACGACGATGATGATGAATCCATAGATTCAACAAACaatgataatgatgataatgatgatgatgatgatgaagatgatgatgaagatgatgatgatgatgacgatgatgatgacgatgatgatgatgaaaatgaaataaataataagCGTAAACcagaaaataaaaaaaaaaaaccaagaaaaaagaaaccaactattttttaa
- a CDS encoding putative nuclear movement protein, which translates to MDKDIVVNEKFDFLMLNIAKECGDINNLMEHFFSFLLRKTDFITNSNNIDECENVILKTLRKYYKKKDEYLMKLKNEYKKMDEEKKKQYEKKKQQEENEQNNKGQQKIIDNNKKDKHTKTIETNTSNRNSYNQVNKIINNNNQRVIDLDEENDMNENVMEMINQNKNNSNDSLNHINQNKHLHDEKKDQDNDDDDDDAEPPKGNGGKTDKYVWTQSINTLDMYIDTKDNIKTKDIKIDITYKKLYVKVKNQVLIDGEFFKQIKPEESIWTLEDNKIIHIFIEKLNGMEWWNTVIKGDAEIDVKKIVPENSRMEDLDAETRSVVEKMIYDQKQKAMNLPTSDEQKKYEIFEKFKQMHPEMDFSKANINYGNSSSSNNMFFGR; encoded by the coding sequence atggATAAGGATATAGTTGTAAATGAAAAGTTTGATTTTCTTATGTTAAATATTGCTAAAGAATGTGGagatattaataatttgatggaacattttttttcctttttattgAGAAAAACTGATTTCATAACAAattctaataatatagatgaatgtgaaaatgttatattaaaaacattaagaaaatattataagaaaaaagatgaatatttaatgaaattaaaaaacGAATACAAGAAAATggatgaagaaaaaaagaagcaatatgaaaaaaaaaaacaacaagaagaaaatgaacaaaataataaagggcaacaaaaaattatagataataataaaaaagataaacATACAAAAACTATAGAAACTAATACATCAAATAGAAATTCATATAATCaagtaaataaaattataaataataataaccAACGTGTAATAGATCTTGACGAGGAAAATGATATGAATGAGAATGTAATGGAAATGATcaatcaaaataaaaataattcaaatgATTCCTTAAATCATATAAACCAAAATAAACATCTACAcgatgaaaaaaaagatcaagataatgatgatgatgatgacGACGCAGAACCACCTAAAGGAAATGGAGGAAAAACAGATAAATATGTATGGACACAAAGTATAAATACATTAGATATGTATATAGATAcaaaagataatataaaaacgaaagatattaaaattgatataacttataaaaaattatatgtgAAAGTAAAAAATCAAGTACTTATCGATGGagaattttttaaacaaaTTAAACCAGAAGAATCTATATGGACATtagaagataataaaattatacacatatttattgaaaaattaaatggTATGGAATGGTGGAATACCGTAATTAAAGGAGATGCTGAAATCGATGTAAAAAAAATCGTTCCAGAAAATTCTAGAATGGAAGATCTAGATGCAGAAACAAGATCTGTTGTagaaaaaatgatttatgATCAAAAACAAAAAGCAATGAATTTACCAACTTCAgatgaacaaaaaaaatatgaaatcTTTGAAAAATTCAAACAAATGCATCCAGAAATGGATTTTTCAAAGGCCAATATTAATTACGGAAATTCATCTTcatcaaataatatgttctttggaagataa